In Aristaeella hokkaidonensis, the following are encoded in one genomic region:
- a CDS encoding GNAT family N-acetyltransferase: MMKNNISSECLFGEPADIDQWMDLVRLVRNNFPGLETEESLEEHRHTVLKFFGKQQALCVKDGNRIAGVLLFSRNRNMICCLAVHPEYRRNGIASILLETALGELDRSRDITVSTFREEDEKGTAPRALYRKYGFCEAELTMEFNYPNQVFVLHGKSRE; this comes from the coding sequence GCGAACCGGCTGATATAGATCAGTGGATGGATCTTGTCCGTCTTGTCAGGAATAATTTCCCCGGTCTGGAAACAGAAGAATCCCTGGAAGAACATCGTCATACCGTCCTGAAATTCTTTGGAAAACAACAGGCTCTTTGCGTAAAGGATGGGAACCGGATTGCCGGCGTGCTGCTGTTTTCCAGGAACCGCAATATGATCTGCTGCCTGGCTGTCCATCCTGAATACCGCAGGAACGGAATCGCCTCCATTCTTCTGGAAACAGCCCTTGGAGAACTGGACCGAAGCCGGGACATCACGGTATCCACCTTCCGGGAAGAGGATGAAAAAGGAACAGCACCCCGCGCTTTGTACAGGAAATATGGCTTTTGTGAAGCTGAACTTACAATGGAATTCAATTATCCCAACCAGGTTTTTGTACTGCACGGAAAAAGCCGTGAATAA
- a CDS encoding NUDIX domain-containing protein has product MITLETIGDNYFGHWDVCRTACRGIIVQDGKILLSYETKTGQYMIPGGGLEGDEDERACCAREVAEETGFLVEPSECMLELDEYYEDWKGVSRYFFGRIIGTTEVKLTDREKEVGMVPCWLSLEEAIDIFSKHASYADTDEMRRGLYLREYKALKALEEQIRQFV; this is encoded by the coding sequence ATGATAACGCTTGAAACGATCGGAGACAATTATTTTGGACACTGGGACGTCTGCCGCACAGCCTGCCGCGGAATCATTGTACAGGACGGTAAAATCCTGTTGTCCTATGAAACTAAAACCGGGCAGTATATGATTCCGGGCGGCGGACTCGAAGGCGATGAAGATGAACGTGCATGCTGTGCCCGGGAAGTGGCGGAAGAAACCGGGTTCCTGGTCGAACCTTCGGAATGTATGCTTGAATTGGACGAATACTATGAAGACTGGAAGGGTGTCAGCCGGTACTTCTTCGGCAGGATCATCGGAACAACCGAAGTTAAACTGACAGATCGGGAAAAGGAAGTCGGCATGGTTCCCTGCTGGCTGTCCCTGGAGGAAGCCATTGATATCTTTTCAAAGCACGCTTCCTATGCGGATACGGATGAAATGAGACGCGGTCTCTATCTTCGGGAATACAAGGCATTGAAAGCATTGGAAGAGCAGATCCGCCAGTTTGTCTGA
- a CDS encoding nucleoside hydrolase, with product MIRIPDEKKIRVIIDTDAACEADDPFAIVQALLSPKLIVKGILAEHFNEKGSVQKSYDEIMTILDAMDLKVPVFMGEEDPVDVVGWPESVSEAADFIISEAMKDDPKPLYILCQGAITNLAAALHRKPAIKDRIRIIWIGTHGVSDKPAPFREFNAGNDVTAANYVLESGADVWLVPSDVYTTITVGLAELKLKVLPCGRIGKHLYENMIDYNLSPRAGWTQGESWSLGDSPAIAIALNPECGKYVYTQAPHVGEDTSSSSRPGNPVIRVYKSVDSRYILEDFFAKLQLFTAGKAE from the coding sequence ATGATCAGAATACCGGATGAGAAAAAGATACGGGTCATAATCGATACGGATGCGGCCTGTGAGGCCGACGATCCCTTTGCCATTGTCCAGGCGCTTCTGAGCCCCAAACTGATTGTAAAAGGCATTCTGGCGGAACACTTCAATGAAAAAGGCTCCGTTCAGAAGAGCTATGATGAGATTATGACCATTCTGGACGCTATGGATCTGAAGGTTCCTGTCTTCATGGGAGAAGAAGATCCTGTCGACGTCGTCGGCTGGCCGGAGTCAGTTTCTGAAGCGGCGGACTTCATCATCAGCGAGGCCATGAAGGATGATCCGAAGCCCCTGTATATTCTCTGTCAGGGTGCAATCACAAACCTGGCTGCAGCCCTGCACCGGAAACCCGCCATAAAGGACCGGATCAGGATCATCTGGATCGGCACCCACGGCGTATCGGACAAACCGGCGCCTTTCCGGGAATTCAATGCCGGCAATGACGTCACCGCCGCCAATTATGTGCTGGAAAGCGGTGCGGATGTGTGGCTGGTTCCCTCTGATGTCTATACCACCATCACCGTAGGTCTGGCAGAGCTGAAACTGAAGGTTCTCCCCTGCGGCCGGATCGGAAAGCATCTGTACGAGAACATGATTGATTACAATCTTTCTCCCCGCGCTGGCTGGACCCAGGGCGAATCCTGGTCCCTCGGAGATTCTCCCGCCATCGCCATTGCGCTGAATCCCGAATGCGGTAAATACGTCTATACCCAAGCGCCTCATGTCGGGGAGGACACGTCTTCCTCATCCAGGCCCGGTAATCCTGTCATCCGTGTCTATAAAAGCGTTGACTCCCGGTATATCCTGGAGGACTTCTTCGCGAAGCTGCAACTCTTTACAGCGGGAAAAGCTGAATAA
- a CDS encoding YccF domain-containing protein yields MKTIGNLLWFIFGGFVSGLLWLIAGLLCCVTVIGIPLGRQCFKFASLSFWPFGKEILYGGGAASTLANVIWLVCCGLWMAVFNLIVGFLWCCTVIGIPFGKQFFKIAKLALTPFGAKIIHH; encoded by the coding sequence ATGAAGACGATCGGAAATCTGTTGTGGTTTATCTTCGGTGGATTTGTCAGCGGGCTGCTCTGGCTGATTGCTGGACTGCTCTGCTGTGTGACGGTGATCGGTATTCCGCTGGGACGGCAGTGCTTCAAATTTGCCAGCCTGTCCTTCTGGCCGTTCGGAAAAGAAATTCTCTACGGCGGAGGAGCAGCCTCCACGCTGGCTAATGTGATCTGGCTTGTCTGCTGCGGTTTATGGATGGCTGTTTTTAACCTGATTGTCGGTTTCCTCTGGTGCTGCACGGTGATCGGGATTCCCTTCGGAAAACAGTTTTTCAAAATAGCCAAGCTGGCGCTGACGCCGTTTGGCGCAAAAATTATCCATCATTAA
- a CDS encoding tyrosine-protein phosphatase produces the protein MISNKRDLGGLKTKDGKTIRPGMIIRSAQLGEAEESDLNGISTIIDLRTIAEREEKPDQACGREYLPIPIFEKVNEGIDGVSHEEKKQQSLIPDMAVLYGILMRVYADSFRKVMTAILEHDYGRGAVLWHCTEGKDRCGMTTALILEALGVDRDTILEDYLKTNLINIPKAEAVREKLLATHGAEMAESAYQAYIADERYLRSAWEEMGNDYITGRLGIPEETLEAFRKTVLE, from the coding sequence ATGATTTCAAACAAACGTGATCTTGGCGGCCTTAAAACAAAAGACGGCAAAACCATCCGTCCGGGAATGATCATCCGTTCAGCCCAGCTGGGAGAGGCGGAGGAATCTGACCTGAACGGTATTTCAACCATTATTGACCTGAGGACAATCGCGGAACGGGAAGAGAAGCCTGACCAGGCCTGCGGAAGGGAATACCTTCCGATTCCGATTTTTGAAAAAGTGAATGAAGGGATTGACGGCGTCAGTCATGAGGAAAAGAAGCAGCAGAGCCTGATTCCGGATATGGCGGTGCTGTACGGCATCCTGATGCGGGTGTATGCGGATTCCTTCCGGAAGGTAATGACAGCCATCCTGGAGCATGATTACGGTAGGGGAGCGGTTCTCTGGCACTGCACGGAAGGGAAGGATCGGTGCGGAATGACTACCGCGCTGATCCTGGAAGCGCTGGGCGTTGACCGGGATACAATCCTGGAGGATTATCTGAAGACCAATCTGATCAATATCCCCAAAGCAGAAGCAGTTCGCGAGAAACTGCTGGCGACCCACGGAGCGGAAATGGCAGAAAGCGCCTATCAGGCATACATCGCGGATGAACGGTATCTGCGTTCGGCCTGGGAAGAGATGGGCAATGACTACATTACCGGAAGACTGGGGATTCCGGAAGAAACTCTGGAAGCGTTCCGGAAAACGGTCCTTGAATGA
- a CDS encoding HAD family hydrolase, translated as MIKAVVFDMFETLVTLFTGRTYFGEDLAADVGADLFTFRKEWHSIEKDRSTGKYTIEEGLEIVLKRLGIYTEEKVKLGATKRREALGDSFSAIPEDTFRMLKGLKERGIKIGLITNTFSDERDVIRESKLFPYFDAVLISFEQGICKPDLALYEKMIGLLNVKAEECLYVGDGGSRELYAAREAGMHPVQCTWFHERAYEPHIPCPILDEFEHAEHQLDILKYIDQMED; from the coding sequence TTGATCAAGGCTGTGGTTTTTGACATGTTCGAGACTCTGGTGACCCTTTTTACAGGCAGAACGTACTTTGGAGAAGATCTGGCCGCGGATGTTGGCGCAGATCTTTTTACGTTCAGGAAAGAATGGCACTCCATCGAAAAGGACAGAAGTACCGGTAAGTACACGATTGAAGAAGGACTTGAGATCGTCCTGAAAAGACTGGGAATTTATACGGAAGAAAAGGTGAAACTTGGCGCGACGAAACGACGTGAAGCCCTGGGCGATTCTTTCTCAGCCATTCCCGAGGATACATTCCGGATGCTGAAGGGACTAAAGGAGCGGGGGATCAAGATCGGCCTTATCACCAATACATTCTCGGATGAGCGGGATGTCATCCGGGAAAGCAAGCTGTTTCCATACTTTGACGCGGTGCTGATTTCCTTTGAGCAGGGAATCTGCAAGCCGGACCTCGCATTATATGAGAAAATGATAGGACTGCTGAATGTGAAGGCGGAAGAGTGCCTGTATGTGGGTGACGGCGGCTCCAGGGAACTGTATGCTGCCCGTGAAGCCGGAATGCATCCGGTACAGTGCACCTGGTTCCATGAAAGGGCGTATGAACCGCATATTCCATGTCCCATCCTGGATGAGTTTGAGCATGCGGAGCATCAGCTGGATATCCTGAAATATATAGATCAAATGGAAGACTGA